A DNA window from Purpureocillium takamizusanense chromosome 9, complete sequence contains the following coding sequences:
- the NOC2 gene encoding Nucleolar Complex 2 protein (BUSCO:EOG09262N5O~COG:J~TransMembrane:1 (o618-638i)~EggNog:ENOG503NWMH) encodes MAPGKKNLKATKKFEKKHLKGVLDKRKADAKIKQRYQVQDQKKARRAKDAEFLKGSKDGENGEAPKKPNGAKGKKSAEMSVDDFFSGGFEDIIADKPSATAKLGKRKRSDPKKDADDASDSGDSIGAQPILASDSEDDGDDAKDDHGMSKKAMDDLAEKDPEFYKFLKENDPDALDFDDNADLAEVDELSAGEESAEEEEQPKKKRKKAKTAAAEDEPAQANELTRATVASWRKAMVEKQSLRAARQVVLAFRVAAHLNEEDEEDAPQRWIINSPEVFNDVLVLALKEIPVVMNHHLPVKESTAGKVYVQTETKKFRTLSLLLKSYTSSIMHLLSTLSDDRTLKLTLSSITPILPYLLSFKKLVRALAKAVVNFWAQPASSETTKITAFLVLRRLVVIGDKGIRETVLKATYQGLVQGCRVTNHNTIQGINLMKNSAAELWGIDPAVGYTTAFTFIRQLAIHLRNSIVHNKNDSFRMVYNWQFTHSLDFWSCVLAEHCSPLKEAEAGKESQLKLLIYPLVQVTLGATRLIPTSLYFPLRFHLVRSLLRTSRATGTYIPLASPLLEVLSSAEMKKPPKATTLKAFDFSVAYKAPKSYLRTRVYQDGVGEQIVELLSEYMLLWSTSIAFPELALPVVIQLKRWVKQARSKSQGNRNAKLVSQLVLLVQKLEANAKFIEERRAKVDFAPRDRAQVDAFLRDFDVAKTPLGAYVVGQRKARAERAKMLEDARKDDDKKRREEEMAYGAQDDSDDEMDVNLDGEEEEADSDEDEDDEGSEDDE; translated from the coding sequence atggcccccgGAAAGAAGAACCTCAAGGCGACCAAAAAATTCGAGAAGAAGCACCTCAagggcgtcctcgacaagaGAAAGGCCGACGCCAAAATCAAGCAGCGCTACCAGGTTCAGGACCAGAAGAAGGCCCGGCGCGCAAAGGACGCAGAATTTTTGAAGGGCTCCAAGGACGGCGAAAATGGCGAGgcgcccaagaagcccaatggcgccaagggcaagaagtCCGCCGAGATGAGcgtcgacgacttcttctccggcggcttcgaggacATCATTGCCGACAAGCCctccgccacggccaagcTCGGCAAGCGGAAGCGCAGCGACCCCAAGaaggacgccgacgatgccagCGACTCGGGCGATTCCATTGGAGCGCAGCCGATACTCGCCAGCGATAGCGAGGACGATGGGGAcgacgccaaggacgacCACGGCATGAGCAAAAAGGCCAtggacgacctcgccgagaAGGACCCCGAGTTCTACAAGTTCCTCAAGGAGAACGACCCTGATGCgctcgactttgacgacAACGCGGACCTGGCTGAGGTGGACGAGCTcagcgcgggcgaggagtcggcagaggaggaggagcagcccaagaagaagcggaagaaggccaagacggccgccgcggaggacGAGCCCGCGCAGGCCAACGAGCTGACCCGCGCGACTGTCGCCTCGTGGCGGAAGGCCATGGTGGAGAAGCAGTCCCTCCGAGCTGCCAGGCAAGTCGTGCTTGCcttccgcgtcgccgcccatctcaacgaagaggacgaggaggatgcgcCGCAGCGATGGATTATCAACAGCCCCGAAGTCTTCAACGACGTTCTCGTCCTGGCGCTCAAGGAGATCCCCGTGGTTATGAACCACCATCTCCCCGTCAAGGAGTCCACGGCGGGCAAGGTTTACGTGCAGACCGAGACCAAGAAATTCAGGACGCTCTCACTGCTGCTCAAGTCGTACACGTCCTCCATCATGCACCTCCTCAGCACGCTCTCCGACGACAGGACGCTCAAGCTGACGCTGTCGTCCATTACTCCCATTCTGCCCTACCTGCTGTCCttcaagaagctcgtcagGGCGCTCGCCAAGGCGGTCGTCAACTTCTGGgcgcagcccgccagcagcgagaCGACCAAAATCACAgccttcctcgtcctgcGGCGACTTGTTGTCATAGGCGACAAGGGGATCCGCGAGACCGTCCTCAAGGCCACGTATCAGGGCCTTGTCCAGGGCTGTCGCGTAACCAACCACAACACCATCCAGGGCATCAATCTGATGAAGAACTCGGCCGCTGAGCTCTGGGGCATCGACCCGGCCGTCGGCTATACCACCGCCTTCACCTTCATCCGGCAGCTCGCCATCCACCTGCGCAACAGCATCGTTCACAACAAGAACGACTCATTCCGCATGGTCTACAACTGGCAGTTCACCCACTCGCTCGACTTTTGGTCCTgcgtgctcgccgagcacTGCAGCCcgctcaaggaggccgaggccggcaaggagAGCCAGCTCAAGCTCCTCATCTACCCGCTCGTCCAGGTGACCCTCGGCGCCACGCGCCTCATCCCCACCTCCCTGTACTTTCCCCTCCGCTTCCATCTCGTCCGTTCCCTACTCCGCACCTCGCGCGCTACGGGCACCTACATcccgctcgcctcgccgctgctcgaggttCTCTCCTCGGCCGAGATGAAGAAGCCGCCCAAGGCCACCACCCTCAAGGCCTTTGACTTCTCCGTCGCCTACAAGGCGCCCAAGTCATACCTGCGCACGCGCGTCTACCaggacggcgttggcgagcagatcgtcgagctgctcagCGAGTACATGCTCCTGTGGAGCACCTCCATCGCCTTCCCCGAGCTGGccctccccgtcgtcatccagcTCAAGCGCTGGGTCAAGCAGGCCCGCTCCAAGTCCCAGGGCAACCGCAACGCGAagctcgtctctcagctcgtcctcctcgtgcagaagctcgaggccaacgcAAAGTtcatcgaggagcgccgcgcAAAGGTTGACTTTGCTCCGAGGGACCGCGCTCAGGTCGACGCCTTCCTGCGCGACTTTGACGTGGCCAAGACTCCGCTCGGTGCctacgtcgtcggccagcgcaAGGCTAGGGCTGAGAGGGCAAAGatgctcgaggacgcgcgcaAAGACGATGACAAGAAgaggcgggaggaggagatggcgtATGGCGCGCAGGATGATAGCGATGACGAGATGGACGTGaatctcgacggcgaggaggaagaggcggacagcgacgaagacgaggatgacgaggggTCCGAGGATGATGAGTAG
- a CDS encoding uncharacterized protein (COG:G~EggNog:ENOG503NUX4~TransMembrane:11 (o171-191i203-224o230-252i264-283o289-309i333-355o361-378i399-417o423-445i457-481o487-507i)): MESNTPTGDDKPAPAPAPAPGHHGGHAPGSNQTSPPDDGPAAAVEKHSGQYGAGRARAGDGGEADDEKKGGDVDVTLDARPVNDNNDDNDGFHEPSVMRAVDGTANGDDDGSNPQNNNNPPPPPNGGYGWVCTACVATINAHTWGLNSSYGVFLAHYLATDSFPGATPLDYAFVGSLSISCALLCSPLATVCTREFGTKPTMLAGVVMETASLICASLATRIWHLFLTQGVLFGLGMGFLFTPSVGIVPQWFSTRRSLANGFSAAGSGMGGLLYSFAAGAMIRNLGIEWAFRILGVLAFVVNTTCTLLVRDRNKIIGSSQLAFDTSLFRRPEFLLLLAFGWFSMLGYVVLIFSLANYANEIGLGASEAALISAFFNLGQGVGRPFVGYFSDRTGRINMSALMTLLAGVFSLVIWVNAKVYGVLIFFAIICGAVAGTFWTTIGPVTAEVVGLKHVPSALSLVWLTIMLPCLFSEPIALQIVAGTGSYLGTQLFTGFMFVAAATCLMVLRGWKIGQVREVARLINEAPEHIDPVKVENNDEYSARSRKVGRKRMLADCYRRERV; the protein is encoded by the coding sequence ATGGAGTCCAACACGccgacgggcgacgacaagcCGGCACCGGccccggcaccggcaccgggccatcacggcggccatgccccCGGCAGCAACCAGACGAGTCCCCCCGACGATGGtccggccgcggccgtggaaAAGCACAGTGGCCAGTACGGTGCCGGCCGAGCCAGagctggtgatggtggtgaggcggacgatgagaagaaggggggcgATGTCGACGTGAccctcgacgcccggccggtcaacgacaacaacgacgacaacgacggcttCCACGAACCGTCGGTCAtgcgggccgtcgacggcaccgccaaCGGGGACGATGATGGTAGCAACCCTcaaaacaacaacaacccgccgccgcctcccaacGGCGGCTACGGCTGGGTGTGCACCGCCTGCGTCGCCACCATCAACGCGCACACCTGGGGCCTCAACTCGTCGTACGGCGTCTTCCTCGCGCACTACCTCGCCACCGACTCCTTCCCCGGCGCGACGCCCCTCGACTACGCCTTCGTCGGCTCCCTCAGCATCAGCTGCGCGCTGCTGtgctcgccgctcgccacCGTCTGCACGCGCGAGTTCGGCACCAAGCCCACCatgctggccggcgtcgtcatggagACGGCCTCGCTCATCtgcgccagcctcgccacccGCATCTGGCACCTCTTCCTCACCCAGGGCGTGCtcttcggcctcggcatgggCTTCCTCTTCACCCCCTCGGTCGGCATCGTGCCCCAGTGGTTCAGCAcccgccgctccctcgccaacggcttctccgccgccggctccggcatgggcggcctgctctactccttcgccgccggcgccatgatCCGCAACCTCGGCATCGAGTGGGCGTTtcgcatcctcggcgtcctcgccttcgtcgtcAACACCACCTGCACCCTGCTCGTGCGTGACCGCAACAAGATCATCGGCTCCAGCCAGCTCGCCTTTGACACCTCGCTCTTCCGCCGCCCCGagttcctgctgctgctcgccttTGGCTGGTTCAGCATGCTGGGCTACGTGGTCCTCATCTTCAGCCTCGCCAACTACGCAAACGAGattggcctcggcgcctcggAGGCCGCCCTCATCAGCGCCTTCTTCAACCTCGGCCAAGGCGTCGGCCGGCCCTTTGTCGGCTACTTCAGCGACCGCACCGGGCGCATCAACATGTCGGCGCTCatgacgctgctggccggcgtctTCTCCCTGGTCATCTGGGTCAACGCAAAGGTCTACGGGGTGCTCATCTTCTTCGCCATCAtctgcggcgccgtcgccggcacctTTTGGACCACCATCGgccccgtcaccgccgaggtcgtcggcctcAAGCACGTCCCCTCGGCCCTGAGCTTGGTGTGGCTGACCATcatgctgccctgcctgtTCAGCGAGCCCATCGCGCTGCAGATtgtcgccggcaccggcagctACCTGGGCACCCAGCTCTTCACCGGCTTCAtgttcgtcgccgccgccacgtgCCTGATGGTGCTGCGTGGTTGGAAGATCGGCCAGGTCCGCGAGGTGGCGCGCCTCATCAACGAGGCGCCCGAGCACATCGACCCCGTCAAGGTCGAGAACAACGACGAGTAcagcgcccgcagccgcaaGGTCGGGCGCAAGCGCATGCTCGCCGACTGCTACCGGCGCGAGAGGGTGTGA
- the mug86 gene encoding Meiotically up-regulated protein 86 protein (EggNog:ENOG503NXGJ~TransMembrane:6 (i65-86o98-117i124-143o163-181i188-206o226-245i)~COG:S): MSTEPVAVMPPTANDAEKAQFASNGADHVHRHHHHDYSQMTSGFAQADAGTLNPGVWKPYEHRKLANPAPLGLCAFALTTFVLSAINMHARGVSAPNVVVPLAFGYGGFVQLLAGMWEMACGNTFGATALSSYGGFWISYAILLTPNWGITAPTGPYSGNTGSPIGFFLTGWFIFTTMLLLCTLRSTVAFFLLFLTLDLAFLFLATEQYALDMGNKTAALGLQKTGGFFGFLAAFLAWYNALAGIQDSSNSFFQVPVFHFPWSDKGRERRGIKTDREQA; the protein is encoded by the exons ATGTCGaccgagcccgtcgccgtcatgcccCCGACGGCCAACGACGCTGAAAAGGCCCAGTTCGCCTCCAACGGTGCAGACCACGtccaccgccatcaccaccacgactACTCCCAGATGACGTCCGGATTCGCCCAGGCCGATGCCGGCACCCTCAACCCGGGCGTCTGGAAGCCCTACGAGCACCGCAAGCTCGCCAATCCCGCGCCCCTCGGCCTGTGCGCCTTTGCGCTCACCACGTTTGTCCTGTCCGCCATCAACAtgcacgcgcgcggcgtctcggcgccCAATGTCGTCGTGCCCCTGGCCTTTGGCTacggcggcttcgtccaGCTGCTAGCCGGCATGTG GGAAATGGCCTGCGGTAACACCTtcggcgccacggccctcTCCTCGTACGGCGGCTTCTGGATCTCGTACGCCATCCTCTTGACGCCCAACTGGGGCATCACGGCGCCCACCGGGCCCTACTCGGGCAACACGGGCAGCCCCAtcggcttcttcctcaccGGCTGGTTCATCTTCACGaccatgctgctgctctgcaCGCTGCGCTCGaccgtcgccttcttcctgctCTTCCTGACCCTGGATCTcgccttcctcttcctcgccacggAGCAGTACGCTCTCGACATGGGCAACAAGacggccgccctcggcctgcagaAGACGGGTGGTTTCTTTGGCTTTCTCGCCGCATTCCTGGCGTGGTACaatgccctcgccggcatccaGGACAGCAG CAACTCGTTTTTCCAGGTCCCCGTCTTCCACTTCCCCTGGTCCGACAAGGGCCGtgagcgccgcggcatcAAGACGGATCGCGAGCAGGCATGA